Proteins encoded in a region of the Melospiza georgiana isolate bMelGeo1 chromosome 2, bMelGeo1.pri, whole genome shotgun sequence genome:
- the LOC131080637 gene encoding protein mono-ADP-ribosyltransferase PARP11-like isoform X1, whose translation MFQEMLQGPSEDVFAKMESSVEDMDTSDTQWGWFYLAECGKWHMFQTDSNSHCSISSEDIERSFRADPRGSLSFTTAKFNYTLDFSVMKQINLTTLKQRPIKRAPFAINSFSFICENEAIPMPSHWENVNTEEPYQLIPLQKKTNEYNEVSSLFGKTMDSHRIKRIKRIQNLDLWEFFCRKKAQLKKKRGVPTINEQMLFHGTSNEFVEAICIHNFDWRINGMHAAVYGKGTYFARDASYSSHFCKESMKHGDTFQIHGVNLQPHLHRPDKVMFLARVLTGDYIGGDSKYMRPPSKDGSFVNLYDSCVDNTWNPKIFVIFDANQIYPEYLIEFC comes from the exons ATGTTTCAGGAAATGCTTCAAGGACCATCAGAAGATGTGTTTGCAAAGATGGAAAGTTCAGTTGAAGACATGGATACCTCCGATACGCAGTGGGGCTGGTTTTATTTGGCAGAGTGTGGTAAATGGCATATGTTTCAG acTGACTCAAACAGTCACTGCTCTATCAGCAGTGAAGATATTGAAAGGAGTTTCCGAGCAGACCCCCGTGGATCTCTGTCTTTTACCACTGCAAAGTTTAACTACACACTGGACTTTTCAG TGATGAAACAAATCAACCTAACTACCCTTAAACAACGTCCAATAAAGCGAGCTCCCTTTGCAATCAATTCATTCAG tTTCATCTGTGAAAATGAGGCTATCCCTATGCCTTCCCACTGGGAGAATGTAAATACTGAGGAGCCATACCAG CTTATTccattgcaaaagaaaacaaatgaataTAATGAAGTTTCTAGTCTCTTTGGAAAAACAATGGATAGCCACCGAATTAAAAGAATTAAGAGAATACAAAATCTAGACTTGTGGGAGTTTTTTTGCAG gaaaaaagctcaactgaagaagaaaagaggtGTCCCAACAATTAATGAGCAGATGCTGTTTCATGGCACCAGTAATGAATTTGTAGAAGCAATATGTATTCATAACTTTGACTGGAGAATAAATGGGATGCATGCTGCTGTGTATGGAAAAG GGACCTATTTTGCAAGAGATGCATCATATTCCAGCCATTTCTGCAAAGAGAGCATGAAGCATGGAGATACTTTCCAGATTCATGGTGTGAATCTGCAGCCTCATCTGCACAGACCAGATAAAGTCATGTTTCTTGCTCGTGTATTAACTGGTGACTATATCGGTGGTGATTCAAAATACATGAGACCTCCTTCAAAAGATGGAAGCTTTGTGAACTTGTATGACAGCTGTGTGGATAATACCTGGAACCCAAAGATCTTTGTCATCTTCGATGCCAACCAAATCTACCCTGAGTACTTAATAGAATTTTGTTAA
- the LOC131080637 gene encoding protein mono-ADP-ribosyltransferase PARP11-like isoform X2, with protein sequence MLQGPSEDVFAKMESSVEDMDTSDTQWGWFYLAECGKWHMFQTDSNSHCSISSEDIERSFRADPRGSLSFTTAKFNYTLDFSVMKQINLTTLKQRPIKRAPFAINSFSFICENEAIPMPSHWENVNTEEPYQLIPLQKKTNEYNEVSSLFGKTMDSHRIKRIKRIQNLDLWEFFCRKKAQLKKKRGVPTINEQMLFHGTSNEFVEAICIHNFDWRINGMHAAVYGKGTYFARDASYSSHFCKESMKHGDTFQIHGVNLQPHLHRPDKVMFLARVLTGDYIGGDSKYMRPPSKDGSFVNLYDSCVDNTWNPKIFVIFDANQIYPEYLIEFC encoded by the exons ATGCTTCAAGGACCATCAGAAGATGTGTTTGCAAAGATGGAAAGTTCAGTTGAAGACATGGATACCTCCGATACGCAGTGGGGCTGGTTTTATTTGGCAGAGTGTGGTAAATGGCATATGTTTCAG acTGACTCAAACAGTCACTGCTCTATCAGCAGTGAAGATATTGAAAGGAGTTTCCGAGCAGACCCCCGTGGATCTCTGTCTTTTACCACTGCAAAGTTTAACTACACACTGGACTTTTCAG TGATGAAACAAATCAACCTAACTACCCTTAAACAACGTCCAATAAAGCGAGCTCCCTTTGCAATCAATTCATTCAG tTTCATCTGTGAAAATGAGGCTATCCCTATGCCTTCCCACTGGGAGAATGTAAATACTGAGGAGCCATACCAG CTTATTccattgcaaaagaaaacaaatgaataTAATGAAGTTTCTAGTCTCTTTGGAAAAACAATGGATAGCCACCGAATTAAAAGAATTAAGAGAATACAAAATCTAGACTTGTGGGAGTTTTTTTGCAG gaaaaaagctcaactgaagaagaaaagaggtGTCCCAACAATTAATGAGCAGATGCTGTTTCATGGCACCAGTAATGAATTTGTAGAAGCAATATGTATTCATAACTTTGACTGGAGAATAAATGGGATGCATGCTGCTGTGTATGGAAAAG GGACCTATTTTGCAAGAGATGCATCATATTCCAGCCATTTCTGCAAAGAGAGCATGAAGCATGGAGATACTTTCCAGATTCATGGTGTGAATCTGCAGCCTCATCTGCACAGACCAGATAAAGTCATGTTTCTTGCTCGTGTATTAACTGGTGACTATATCGGTGGTGATTCAAAATACATGAGACCTCCTTCAAAAGATGGAAGCTTTGTGAACTTGTATGACAGCTGTGTGGATAATACCTGGAACCCAAAGATCTTTGTCATCTTCGATGCCAACCAAATCTACCCTGAGTACTTAATAGAATTTTGTTAA